A stretch of uncultured Methanobrevibacter sp. DNA encodes these proteins:
- a CDS encoding ATPase — protein MNGITILIWVTIAIIAIIAIILVKLHYRGKELENDEGSILEDAESLTKVFSSGKSMLSKDNDDNSNNPTNLNQSKPKSLKSENSSTSNVYYEEPAIYEVDNTTYENIEYESQNQVLVDYGTTVEKFQEPIKQSQMDIMSQNNDPKPEKHELKDLFTIDELIKESKRKDSEREKEAYKNDSEDKELAELKESIKQKQEEKNIEEIIDDIPEETIQDILNETEEETTAETITESAEEETITETITESTEEETIAEVINEPVSEETKSDSVPETVESSESEESKIEAPTVTSQDIEEAITTASEESKEEVESISESAGITDALLNDNEKEEIKEPNLKTPTKIKEDYKFGEDLKDEKVFGEYDSDLDYRKDLDKITNTIKGSKIFKNVKEKLTFEEPEEEEVIEEEFIRNVNEYEEDFAPIINETHADYATYEEYHKHDFEEPIVPEETPKAFDVIQTTPEPQPEIKESRIAPIKEKPSRDNIKIKLNNNEVVLKKGDEIIYNHQGETYSSQVYAINGNDISVKYRRKNIVIKPSDVKKVY, from the coding sequence ATGAATGGAATAACTATATTAATTTGGGTAACAATTGCAATTATAGCTATTATTGCAATAATATTAGTTAAATTGCACTACAGAGGAAAAGAGCTGGAAAATGATGAAGGATCAATACTTGAAGATGCAGAATCCTTAACTAAAGTATTTTCTTCCGGAAAAAGTATGCTATCTAAAGATAATGATGATAATTCCAATAATCCAACTAATCTTAATCAATCCAAACCCAAAAGCTTAAAAAGTGAAAATTCTTCAACAAGTAATGTGTATTATGAAGAACCTGCAATTTATGAAGTTGACAATACCACTTACGAAAATATTGAATACGAATCACAAAATCAAGTACTTGTTGATTATGGTACTACCGTAGAAAAATTCCAAGAACCAATTAAACAAAGCCAGATGGATATTATGAGCCAAAATAACGACCCTAAACCTGAAAAGCATGAGTTAAAAGATTTATTTACAATTGATGAATTAATCAAAGAATCAAAAAGAAAAGATAGTGAACGCGAAAAAGAAGCATATAAAAATGACTCTGAAGATAAGGAACTCGCCGAACTTAAAGAAAGCATAAAACAAAAACAAGAAGAGAAAAATATTGAAGAAATTATCGATGACATTCCAGAAGAAACAATTCAAGATATTCTTAATGAAACCGAAGAAGAAACTACTGCCGAGACTATTACCGAAAGCGCAGAAGAAGAAACCATTACTGAAACAATCACTGAAAGCACAGAAGAAGAAACAATTGCTGAGGTTATTAATGAACCTGTATCAGAAGAAACTAAATCAGATTCAGTACCTGAAACAGTAGAATCTAGTGAAAGTGAAGAAAGTAAAATTGAAGCGCCTACAGTAACATCTCAAGATATCGAAGAGGCAATAACTACTGCAAGTGAAGAAAGTAAAGAAGAAGTGGAAAGCATTTCAGAAAGTGCTGGCATTACTGACGCTTTACTTAATGACAATGAAAAAGAGGAAATTAAAGAGCCAAATCTTAAAACTCCAACAAAAATCAAAGAGGATTACAAATTCGGAGAGGATTTGAAAGATGAAAAGGTATTTGGAGAATATGACAGTGATTTAGACTATAGAAAAGATTTAGATAAAATCACCAATACAATCAAAGGTTCTAAAATATTCAAGAATGTGAAAGAAAAGCTCACATTCGAAGAGCCTGAAGAGGAAGAAGTAATTGAAGAAGAATTCATCAGAAATGTGAATGAATATGAAGAGGATTTTGCTCCGATTATCAATGAAACTCATGCAGATTATGCAACATACGAAGAGTATCACAAACATGATTTCGAAGAACCAATAGTACCTGAAGAAACACCAAAAGCATTTGACGTGATACAAACTACACCAGAACCTCAACCAGAAATTAAAGAATCAAGGATTGCTCCTATTAAAGAAAAACCTTCAAGAGACAATATAAAAATAAAATTAAATAACAATGAAGTTGTTCTTAAAAAAGGTGATGAAATTATTTACAATCATCAAGGAGAAACTTATTCCAGCCAAGTTTATGCAATTAATGGTAATGATATATCTGTAAAATACAGAAGAAAAAATATTGTTATCAAACCGTCTGATGTGAAAAAGGTATACTAA
- a CDS encoding glutamate--tRNA ligase yields the protein MNDLEEIIYKHALLNAAKHKGSANPGAVMGSIMANEPELRSKAKEIGPMSGKIVAKVNALSPEEQASEMEKLGVEVQDKKPKAKEVGLQELPGTHENIVLRFAPNPSGPLHIGHSRAAVPNAEYVKRHDGKLILRIEDTDPKRVYEPAYEMIPEDLEWLGINPDEVIYQSDRFETYYDYARQLIEKGAAYMCTCDGADFKELKDNCKACPCRDNSVEENLALWEKFDTMDAGEAVLRVKTDITHKNPAIRDWVAMRLVDETHPRLGNKYRIYPMMNFSVAVDDHLMGLTHVLRGKDHLANTEKQKYLYDHMGWDVPEYIHYGRLKMEDIALSTSKAMAGIEDGTYSGWDDPRLGTLRAIARRGIDPRTIYNLITEIGVKMADSAISWKKIYGLNRNFLEPVANRYFFCEDPQLITVGGYEGGKVDIERPLHADHMDRGNRILPFDGSAYLAKSDINDGIFRLMDAVNVNIDGDEITYHSTSFEDARSVKARIIQWVPVDDNVDVKIVMDDASIKTGLGEGALRDLKVGDIVQFERVGFARLDEIADDELIFYFAHK from the coding sequence ATGAATGATTTAGAAGAAATTATCTATAAACATGCTTTGCTAAATGCAGCCAAACATAAGGGATCTGCAAATCCTGGAGCTGTTATGGGTTCAATCATGGCAAATGAGCCTGAATTAAGAAGCAAAGCAAAAGAAATTGGTCCAATGTCAGGTAAAATTGTAGCAAAGGTAAACGCTTTATCTCCAGAAGAGCAAGCCAGCGAAATGGAAAAGTTAGGTGTAGAAGTTCAAGACAAAAAACCAAAAGCTAAAGAAGTTGGACTTCAGGAACTTCCTGGAACTCATGAAAATATTGTTCTACGTTTTGCTCCAAATCCAAGCGGTCCGCTACATATTGGACACTCCCGTGCAGCAGTTCCAAATGCCGAATATGTAAAAAGGCATGATGGAAAATTGATTTTAAGGATTGAAGATACCGATCCAAAAAGAGTATATGAACCTGCTTATGAAATGATTCCTGAGGACTTGGAATGGTTGGGAATCAATCCTGATGAGGTTATTTACCAATCCGACAGATTTGAAACATATTATGATTATGCTCGTCAGTTAATAGAAAAGGGTGCGGCTTATATGTGTACCTGTGACGGCGCTGATTTCAAAGAGCTTAAAGACAACTGTAAAGCATGCCCGTGCAGGGACAATAGTGTTGAAGAAAATCTTGCATTGTGGGAAAAATTTGACACTATGGATGCGGGCGAAGCTGTACTTAGAGTAAAAACTGATATTACCCATAAAAATCCTGCAATTCGTGATTGGGTAGCAATGAGATTGGTTGACGAAACTCACCCTCGTTTAGGCAATAAATACAGAATTTATCCTATGATGAATTTCTCTGTTGCGGTGGATGATCATTTGATGGGATTGACTCATGTTTTAAGAGGAAAAGACCACCTTGCAAACACTGAAAAACAAAAATATCTATATGACCATATGGGATGGGATGTGCCTGAGTACATACATTACGGTAGACTTAAAATGGAAGATATTGCACTAAGCACTTCCAAAGCAATGGCAGGAATCGAAGATGGAACCTACAGTGGATGGGATGATCCAAGACTTGGAACTTTAAGAGCTATTGCAAGAAGGGGAATCGACCCAAGAACCATTTATAATTTGATAACTGAAATTGGCGTTAAAATGGCTGATTCAGCTATTAGCTGGAAGAAGATTTATGGTTTGAACCGTAACTTTTTAGAACCTGTGGCGAATAGGTATTTCTTCTGTGAAGATCCTCAATTAATCACTGTTGGAGGATATGAAGGCGGTAAAGTCGACATTGAAAGACCACTTCATGCAGACCACATGGACAGGGGAAATAGGATTTTACCATTTGACGGCAGTGCATATCTTGCAAAATCAGACATTAACGATGGAATATTCAGGTTAATGGATGCTGTGAATGTGAATATCGATGGTGATGAAATAACTTATCATTCCACTTCATTTGAAGATGCAAGAAGTGTCAAGGCAAGAATTATTCAATGGGTCCCTGTTGATGACAATGTTGATGTTAAAATTGTTATGGATGATGCATCAATTAAGACAGGACTTGGTGAAGGTGCACTTCGTGATTTGAAAGTTGGAGATATTGTTCAATTTGAAAGAGTTGGATTTGCACGTCTTGATGAAATTGCTGATGATGAATTGATATTTTACTTTGCACATAAATAG
- a CDS encoding aldo/keto reductase yields MRLGKTNLEVNKNGFGALPIQRCTMQEAVEILKKAYDNGIDFYDTAHFYTDSEEKMGNAFKDIPREKIYIASKTAAETPEVFWSDLETSLKSLKTDYLDLYQFHNISFVPKKDDELFKAMLEAKEKGMIRHIGITTHKITFAHEAIESGLYETLQYPFSYLSGEEEIELVEKCKKFDVGFIAMKAMGGGLITNSKASFAFLNQFDNVLPIWGVQKISELDEFLSYDSTTVLDDELKSTIENDKKELGEDFCRGCGYCMPCPEEIKISICARMSLWVRRFPTEPHLTEEWQKTMAQTENCIECYACVDKCPYELDIPRILKENYEDYKNILTGKTKV; encoded by the coding sequence ATGAGGCTTGGAAAAACTAATCTCGAAGTAAATAAAAATGGATTTGGTGCCCTTCCAATCCAAAGATGCACAATGCAGGAAGCGGTTGAAATACTTAAAAAAGCATATGACAATGGGATTGATTTTTATGATACAGCCCATTTTTACACTGACAGTGAAGAAAAAATGGGAAATGCTTTTAAAGATATACCTCGTGAAAAGATTTATATTGCAAGCAAAACTGCAGCTGAAACACCAGAAGTGTTTTGGAGCGATTTGGAAACTTCACTTAAAAGCTTAAAGACAGATTACTTGGATTTATATCAATTCCACAACATTTCATTTGTTCCTAAAAAAGATGATGAATTATTTAAAGCAATGCTTGAAGCGAAAGAAAAAGGAATGATCAGACATATTGGAATTACAACCCATAAAATTACATTTGCCCATGAAGCCATTGAAAGCGGACTTTATGAAACTCTACAATATCCATTTTCATACTTAAGCGGAGAGGAAGAGATAGAATTGGTGGAGAAATGTAAAAAGTTTGATGTTGGATTTATTGCAATGAAAGCAATGGGCGGAGGATTGATTACAAATTCAAAAGCGAGTTTTGCATTTTTAAATCAGTTTGACAACGTATTGCCTATTTGGGGAGTTCAAAAGATTTCCGAGCTTGATGAATTCCTGTCCTATGACAGCACCACTGTCTTAGATGATGAATTGAAATCAACAATCGAAAATGACAAAAAGGAATTGGGCGAGGACTTTTGTCGAGGATGCGGCTACTGCATGCCATGTCCTGAAGAAATTAAAATCAGCATATGTGCCAGAATGTCACTTTGGGTTAGGAGATTTCCGACAGAACCCCATTTAACTGAAGAATGGCAAAAAACAATGGCTCAAACAGAAAACTGCATAGAATGCTATGCATGTGTTGACAAATGCCCATATGAATTGGATATCCCAAGAATTCTTAAAGAAAACTATGAAGACTACAAAAATATCTTAACCGGAAAAACAAAGGTGTGA
- a CDS encoding class I SAM-dependent methyltransferase → MKQCIENPNELDWASFWAEKLANKIDKDWDKAAPGFYRHTKKEDYNDALFDKLILDENYTVLDVGCGEGSVTVPLARKVKSVIGLDSSPKMLEYLEKRAKDNDIKNIKTILKPIEEIKYSEIGDVDVVVCSRSLNGIIPIEEVLMELDKIASKYVFITIFGPENKKIEKDFDRELGIKTEDFPDYNYFFNILFNMGIYANIERFDLNNYREYDSIEDAMDNGKFRLDIYSDEEKELLKDYLKRILSYDKKSKKYYNVKDKADWIMIWWKKS, encoded by the coding sequence ATGAAACAGTGTATTGAAAACCCAAATGAATTAGACTGGGCCAGTTTCTGGGCTGAAAAACTGGCAAATAAAATTGATAAAGATTGGGATAAGGCAGCTCCAGGATTTTATAGGCATACCAAAAAAGAAGACTATAACGATGCACTGTTTGATAAATTAATTTTAGATGAAAACTATACAGTATTGGACGTCGGCTGCGGTGAGGGATCAGTTACAGTTCCTTTAGCCCGTAAGGTTAAAAGTGTTATTGGACTTGATTCATCTCCAAAAATGCTAGAATATCTGGAAAAAAGAGCTAAAGACAATGACATCAAAAATATCAAGACTATTTTAAAACCTATAGAAGAGATAAAATACTCAGAAATTGGGGATGTTGATGTAGTGGTCTGCTCAAGGTCCTTGAATGGAATAATACCCATAGAAGAAGTATTGATGGAATTAGATAAAATTGCCAGTAAATATGTTTTCATAACCATTTTCGGACCTGAAAACAAGAAAATCGAAAAGGATTTTGACCGAGAGCTTGGAATAAAAACCGAAGATTTTCCAGACTACAATTATTTCTTCAACATACTGTTCAATATGGGAATCTATGCAAATATCGAAAGATTTGACTTGAACAACTACCGTGAATATGACAGCATTGAAGACGCCATGGACAACGGAAAGTTCAGACTGGACATTTACAGCGATGAAGAAAAAGAGCTGTTGAAAGATTATTTAAAAAGAATTCTAAGTTATGATAAAAAATCAAAAAAATATTATAACGTCAAGGACAAAGCCGATTGGATAATGATTTGGTGGAAAAAAAGTTAA
- a CDS encoding rubredoxin-like domain-containing protein, with protein MAWRCKVCDYVYEGDELPEDYVCPLCDVGPEYFEEINE; from the coding sequence ATGGCATGGAGATGTAAAGTTTGTGATTATGTGTATGAAGGCGATGAATTGCCTGAGGACTACGTTTGCCCATTATGTGATGTGGGTCCAGAATATTTTGAAGAAATTAATGAATAA
- a CDS encoding cupin domain-containing protein yields the protein MSEDIKAKALDIQSLLDYQSDSVVSREVIKKELGTVTFFAFDQGQGLSEHSAPFDAMVQIIDGEAEITISGVKHTVKAGEIIIMPANEPHALQAENSPYKMILTMIKSD from the coding sequence ATGAGTGAGGATATTAAAGCGAAAGCTTTAGATATCCAATCCTTATTGGATTATCAATCAGATAGTGTAGTAAGCCGAGAAGTAATCAAGAAAGAGCTTGGAACAGTAACATTCTTTGCCTTTGATCAAGGTCAAGGATTGTCTGAACATTCAGCTCCTTTTGATGCGATGGTTCAAATTATTGATGGTGAAGCGGAAATCACAATTTCTGGTGTCAAACATACTGTTAAAGCAGGTGAAATCATTATCATGCCTGCTAATGAGCCACATGCACTACAGGCAGAAAACAGTCCATATAAAATGATTTTAACCATGATTAAGAGCGATTAG
- the hcp gene encoding hydroxylamine reductase yields the protein MADGLDMFCYQCSQTAKGTGCTVSGVCGKKPTVARLQDNLIFTMKGISAYNYNANVLGAYDKEIDAFLTKGLYTTLTNVNFDVNDLVALALEAGEKSVAVMRLLKDAHIAAYGEPQPVEVKVGAQEGPAIIVTGHDLKALEELLKQVEGTDIKVYTHSEMLPAHGYPGLNKYENLAGQLGGAWHDQRTVFKKYNAAIVGTSNCVLPALDAYKERMFTMDVAKLEGVKTIEDYDFSEVIECAKSLGSLEPEELTTITTGWSAGAIVEHADAIKKLVEEGKIRRFFVVGGCDKAAKHNDYYREFVQNLPEDTVILTLACGKYKFNDLDLGDIEGIPRLLDVGQCNDTIVAVDVALALCELFDMELNELPLTIVLSWMEQKAAAVLWALLYLGKTDMWIGPVLPAWCNDDILNVLVGNYNLTPTSGDAIADIKTIMGE from the coding sequence ATGGCAGACGGATTAGATATGTTTTGTTATCAATGTTCCCAGACCGCTAAGGGTACTGGTTGTACAGTAAGTGGAGTTTGTGGTAAAAAACCAACAGTTGCAAGACTTCAAGATAATTTGATATTTACAATGAAAGGAATTAGTGCATACAACTACAATGCAAACGTTTTAGGTGCATATGATAAAGAAATCGATGCATTTTTAACCAAAGGATTATACACAACATTAACTAATGTCAACTTTGATGTAAATGATCTTGTGGCACTTGCATTGGAAGCTGGTGAAAAAAGCGTAGCTGTAATGAGATTATTAAAAGATGCTCACATTGCTGCTTACGGTGAACCACAACCTGTAGAAGTTAAAGTGGGTGCACAGGAAGGACCTGCAATTATTGTAACCGGTCACGACCTAAAAGCACTTGAAGAATTATTGAAACAGGTGGAAGGAACTGACATTAAAGTTTACACTCACTCTGAAATGTTGCCTGCTCACGGATACCCTGGACTCAACAAATACGAAAATTTGGCTGGTCAATTAGGTGGAGCATGGCACGATCAAAGAACAGTCTTTAAAAAATACAATGCAGCTATTGTTGGAACAAGTAACTGTGTATTGCCTGCACTTGATGCATACAAAGAAAGAATGTTCACCATGGATGTAGCAAAACTTGAAGGGGTAAAAACCATTGAGGATTATGATTTTTCAGAAGTAATTGAATGTGCAAAATCTTTAGGATCTTTAGAACCTGAAGAATTAACCACTATCACTACCGGTTGGAGTGCAGGAGCTATTGTGGAACATGCTGATGCAATCAAAAAATTAGTTGAAGAAGGTAAAATCAGAAGATTCTTTGTTGTGGGTGGATGTGACAAAGCAGCAAAACACAATGACTACTACAGGGAATTCGTACAAAACTTGCCTGAAGATACTGTTATTTTAACTTTAGCATGCGGTAAATATAAATTCAATGACCTTGATTTAGGAGACATTGAAGGAATTCCAAGACTCTTGGATGTGGGTCAATGTAACGATACTATTGTTGCTGTTGATGTTGCACTTGCATTATGCGAATTGTTTGACATGGAATTAAACGAATTGCCTTTAACAATTGTGCTCAGTTGGATGGAACAAAAAGCTGCAGCTGTGCTTTGGGCGTTGTTATACTTGGGAAAAACCGATATGTGGATTGGACCTGTACTTCCTGCATGGTGTAATGATGACATTCTCAATGTATTGGTTGGAAATTACAACTTGACTCCAACATCAGGAGATGCAATTGCAGATATTAAAACAATTATGGGGGAATAA
- a CDS encoding TrmB family transcriptional regulator yields the protein MDENISVLKGLGLTMYEAQAYLTLTSLISSTASEVAEKSGIPRSKIYDVLKGLIKKNFIDVEDGRPLTYNVKSPVEVLSREKEKIDSQIDDTITRLTNIYENGMSQVQAPIWRIYSVEKIINQEVEIIKRAKNTVNMRIGFLFEGEGEALIKAFKKRRVLKVNILASSTCYINNEEIDIIKMFKDADINIQKADIPFVKVLISDSKEMMHTYTKFSEDKREVIPETAIGIWNKYEDVARNYDERFMNQLEKIKRKQKKNKIKQ from the coding sequence ATGGACGAGAATATATCTGTTTTAAAAGGATTAGGACTTACAATGTATGAGGCTCAAGCATATTTAACACTCACATCATTAATTTCATCGACAGCGAGTGAAGTGGCTGAAAAATCAGGCATTCCTCGCAGTAAAATATATGATGTATTGAAAGGATTAATCAAGAAAAATTTCATTGATGTTGAAGATGGAAGACCATTGACATATAATGTCAAATCTCCAGTCGAAGTGCTGAGCCGTGAAAAAGAAAAAATTGACTCACAAATTGATGATACAATAACACGACTAACCAACATATATGAAAACGGAATGAGTCAAGTTCAAGCCCCAATATGGAGAATATACAGCGTTGAAAAAATCATCAACCAGGAAGTGGAAATCATAAAAAGAGCAAAAAATACTGTCAACATGAGAATAGGATTTCTCTTTGAAGGTGAAGGTGAAGCACTAATTAAGGCATTTAAGAAAAGACGTGTCTTGAAAGTGAATATACTAGCTTCATCGACATGTTACATCAACAATGAGGAAATTGACATTATTAAAATGTTTAAAGATGCCGACATCAACATTCAAAAAGCAGATATTCCCTTTGTAAAAGTGCTGATTTCCGATTCAAAAGAGATGATGCATACCTACACCAAGTTTAGTGAAGACAAGCGTGAAGTTATTCCCGAAACTGCAATCGGAATTTGGAACAAATACGAAGATGTTGCAAGAAACTATGACGAAAGGTTTATGAACCAATTAGAAAAAATCAAGAGAAAACAAAAAAAAAACAAAATAAAGCAATAG
- a CDS encoding acyltransferase family protein, translating into MIAISDLFSDEKVNTGRQVELDIAKAFAIIFMVFLHTIMVVKAYSPGLSSAYEFVFGNVLGRPYAAVIFMFCMGVGVVYSRHSQWDTMVKRGVTLYLSGILVNVFEFFVPHFLAESLGIDPTPFTIDGGLLLFCVDILAFAGMAFVLMGILKKFRFSNKKLIIVAVVLSIMGSMLRFTDFGNPDINLICGHFFGTKFTAFPLFNWFIFPIAGYIWGQYFIRAKDKTEFFKFWPILMVISLIYFFVSSNLWGGVFSENVHLYYFLNTLDAVFCIINAHAVIGLCYWIVKYLPDAAIKTCSILSSNINKIYIAQWFFIPVTIVLIESFAKGVVLNDLITAVISIVMLIISTAVALLYKKLRASIS; encoded by the coding sequence ATTATAGCTATTTCAGATTTATTTTCGGATGAAAAAGTTAATACTGGAAGGCAGGTCGAACTTGATATTGCCAAGGCATTTGCCATTATTTTCATGGTTTTTTTGCATACTATTATGGTGGTTAAGGCATACAGTCCGGGATTAAGCTCCGCTTATGAATTTGTATTCGGTAATGTATTGGGAAGACCCTATGCTGCGGTCATTTTCATGTTTTGTATGGGTGTTGGGGTAGTATATTCAAGGCACAGCCAATGGGACACCATGGTGAAGAGGGGAGTGACATTATACCTTTCAGGTATTTTGGTGAATGTGTTTGAGTTTTTCGTACCTCACTTTCTTGCCGAATCTCTTGGTATCGATCCCACTCCGTTTACTATAGATGGTGGATTATTGCTGTTTTGTGTTGATATCCTAGCATTTGCAGGTATGGCATTTGTTTTGATGGGAATCTTAAAGAAATTCAGATTTTCAAACAAGAAGTTGATTATTGTTGCAGTTGTACTGTCCATAATGGGGTCCATGTTAAGGTTCACCGATTTCGGGAATCCTGACATTAACTTGATTTGTGGTCACTTCTTTGGAACTAAATTCACTGCTTTTCCTTTATTCAACTGGTTTATTTTCCCAATTGCAGGGTATATTTGGGGACAATACTTCATCAGAGCCAAGGATAAAACGGAATTCTTTAAATTTTGGCCGATTTTAATGGTGATTTCTCTGATTTACTTTTTTGTATCTTCAAATTTATGGGGAGGGGTCTTTTCGGAGAATGTTCACTTATATTACTTCTTAAACACATTGGATGCAGTATTCTGTATAATTAATGCTCATGCTGTAATTGGTCTATGTTACTGGATTGTTAAATATCTGCCTGATGCAGCTATTAAGACATGTTCAATATTGAGCAGCAACATCAACAAAATTTATATTGCTCAATGGTTCTTTATACCTGTAACAATAGTTCTCATTGAATCTTTCGCTAAAGGTGTAGTATTGAATGATTTGATAACAGCCGTAATCTCAATTGTTATGCTAATCATATCCACTGCAGTTGCGCTACTTTATAAAAAATTGAGGGCTTCTATTAGTTAA
- a CDS encoding ADP-ribosylglycohydrolase family protein: protein MKGIIGAITGDIIGSTREFYPIKTKDFELFTPYSRVTDDSILTLAVANWLCEDKNLQDVLIKNLQYFGNRYPDAGYGSSFGGWLVQESPKPYDSWANGSAMRVSPCAWVADSLEEANDLAYKSAIVSHDHPEGIKGALSTADAIYLARTGASKDEIRNHIEMVYAYDLNRSVDEIRPEYSFDVSCAGSVPEAIICFLDAKDFEDAIRNAVSLGGDADTQAAIAGSIASAYWDVPQRIYDETVSYLDDFLLDAFNRFEAMMIRKIKNL from the coding sequence ATGAAAGGAATTATTGGAGCAATAACAGGAGATATTATCGGATCAACTCGAGAATTTTACCCAATCAAAACCAAAGATTTTGAATTATTTACTCCTTATTCAAGAGTTACTGATGATAGTATATTGACACTGGCCGTTGCCAATTGGCTGTGTGAAGATAAAAACTTACAAGATGTTTTAATTAAAAATTTACAATATTTTGGGAATAGATATCCTGATGCAGGTTATGGTTCAAGTTTTGGGGGGTGGCTGGTTCAGGAATCACCTAAACCTTATGACAGTTGGGCTAATGGTTCTGCAATGAGGGTATCTCCATGTGCATGGGTTGCTGACTCATTGGAAGAGGCAAATGATTTGGCATATAAATCTGCAATAGTGTCACATGATCATCCAGAGGGTATTAAAGGTGCCCTTTCAACTGCAGATGCAATTTATCTTGCAAGGACAGGAGCAAGTAAGGATGAAATTAGAAATCATATTGAAATGGTATATGCTTATGATTTGAATCGTAGCGTTGATGAAATAAGGCCGGAGTATTCATTTGATGTTTCCTGTGCGGGTAGCGTTCCGGAAGCCATAATCTGTTTTTTGGATGCAAAAGACTTTGAAGATGCGATTAGAAATGCAGTATCTTTAGGTGGTGATGCCGATACTCAGGCAGCTATTGCAGGCAGCATTGCATCTGCATACTGGGATGTTCCACAAAGAATATATGATGAAACAGTTAGCTATTTGGATGATTTCTTGTTGGATGCATTTAATAGATTTGAGGCTATGATGATTAGAAAAATAAAGAATTTGTAA
- a CDS encoding nicotianamine synthase family protein, producing MSCYKYWGKLEEIANKLSSYGDLDKYGDSALDDINIEEIIEILDDVEIIAHDKTIDFDSAKHILDDEKMNNALKLIRKFYVYVGARLETENAQKILESDNPIGTLDSFHFYNRYIGLIENESQLAKFNEDKTFVFLGSGPLPLTLIMFNKVFGCKCIGIEQMENVAELSRKVLKRLELDEDIEIVVGDEKVIEDLDYDILMVAALAEPKDRVFANIWEYVDEKTPVIYRTYTGMRAILYAPVLDKDTRGFHKEVMVLPTGNTNNTSVLIRKII from the coding sequence ATGAGCTGTTATAAATATTGGGGTAAACTTGAAGAAATTGCCAATAAGTTATCAAGTTATGGTGATTTGGATAAATATGGTGACTCAGCACTAGATGATATAAATATTGAGGAAATCATTGAGATATTGGATGATGTGGAAATCATTGCTCATGATAAGACAATAGATTTTGACTCCGCAAAGCACATTCTTGATGATGAGAAGATGAATAATGCATTAAAACTGATTAGAAAATTTTATGTTTATGTTGGGGCAAGGCTTGAAACAGAGAATGCACAAAAAATTTTGGAATCTGATAATCCTATAGGGACTCTTGATTCATTCCATTTTTATAATCGGTATATTGGATTAATTGAAAATGAAAGTCAATTGGCTAAATTCAATGAAGATAAAACATTTGTATTTTTAGGATCAGGTCCACTTCCGTTAACTTTAATCATGTTTAATAAAGTATTTGGATGCAAATGTATTGGCATTGAACAGATGGAAAATGTTGCAGAGCTTTCAAGAAAAGTCTTGAAAAGACTGGAACTTGATGAGGATATTGAAATAGTTGTTGGTGATGAAAAAGTCATTGAAGACTTGGATTATGATATTCTGATGGTTGCAGCACTTGCTGAGCCAAAAGATAGGGTTTTTGCAAATATTTGGGAGTATGTTGATGAAAAAACACCGGTCATCTATAGGACTTATACTGGAATGAGGGCTATTTTATATGCTCCTGTTTTGGATAAGGATACTCGGGGTTTTCATAAGGAAGTAATGGTTCTTCCAACAGGTAACACCAATAATACCTCTGTTTTAATCAGAAAAATAATTTAA